Part of the Ignatzschineria larvae DSM 13226 genome, AATGGCTTACAATATTTTCTCGAAGGTTTTCGCTTAATGATACGCCCCGGAATGAAGCGCTTTGTCTTTATGCCAATATTAGTGAATATTATTATTTTAGGGGGCGCATTTTCTTGGCTCTACTTACAAGTGGACGGCTGGATTGAATATCTTTTAACCCACCTTCCCTCATGGTTGCAGTGGCTTAAATATCTCATGTGGCCTATGGTATTAGCCTCTATTCTTCTAATATTTGGTTATTTCTTTAGTGCGCTTGCCAATATAATCGCAGCCCCCTTCAATAGCTTTTTAGCAGAAAAAGTAGAAGCTGAACTTCGTGGTATACTGGCAGAATCAATGCCTTGGTCTGATGTGATTAAAGATATTCCAAGAACACTTCAGCGGGAATGGACACGTATCAAATATTATATCCCCCGCGCCTTACTCATCCTTATTATCTCTTTTG contains:
- the cysZ gene encoding sulfate transporter CysZ, yielding MRANASQRSNQNGLQYFLEGFRLMIRPGMKRFVFMPILVNIIILGGAFSWLYLQVDGWIEYLLTHLPSWLQWLKYLMWPMVLASILLIFGYFFSALANIIAAPFNSFLAEKVEAELRGILAESMPWSDVIKDIPRTLQREWTRIKYYIPRALLILIISFVPVINVVAPFLWFIFGAWMLTLQYCDYAFDNHKISFPVMLTSLKQDRITNIPFGGLVYLATMVPILNLFIMPASVCAGTALWVDRYRQKHLPQ